Genomic DNA from Xyrauchen texanus isolate HMW12.3.18 chromosome 28, RBS_HiC_50CHRs, whole genome shotgun sequence:
GGAAGCAGCTAAtggattccttttttttttttttcaagatcaGCAGGGTTGAGTCTTCCCAGCCATTTCTGTTAGCAATGTAAAAAGAAAAGGGTAAAAGTTTTTTGGTTTTTGAGGacgaaaatgttttaaattacaaACTGGCAAGACAAATTGTATGTGATATAAGAGTTATGGTATGTGGAATGATATTTTTCCACAAAGCCTTATTGTATTACACCCTCAGTcatttgctctttctctctcaggcAAAGGCATAAAATGTTAAGTTGACAGCATCTGAGTAACCTGTGTTTCCAGTATTTGATCAAGTCTGTGTATATTTATGCAAATTGAAGGACATATTTTGTCTGGCACTCTTAAAACTGTGTGTAACTGTGTGTTCATAGTGTGTAGACTGCCCTGACTTGAGTAAGAAGTCTGATGTAATAAAGATTATTCAGATAACTATGTAAACGAGGAAGCTAATAGGCTAACACGATGGAAGGACaagcaaaatgtggaaaaaaaagatATGCCAATATGTCACTAAAGAGGctattggaaacatcttagtagCAACACAATTAAGACAATCTTTTGTGCTCAACAAAAAACTTTAACATGACACGTTTCATCTTAGTTCTAGTattaagtattttattaatattatagtcCTCTTATTGATGATGTCATCTTTTTGAATAATCCTACAGAATTTAAAAGAGAAGATATTTCTTTTGccattattttgataaaaatactTTCACCTATAAACCTTGATTTACTGATGCATTTGTATGAAATTGAAAACATCTCACTATATTGTGCTTCTTTTTAGCAACTCTGCTAAGGAAGAACCAGTGGTGGATATAATATGTGAATGAGGAACGGAGTCTGggattttattttacagtgcgtGCCAGGTTTCCTTCAGTCCTTCGTAATGATGGTTGGCTCTAGTGGGCAATGGACTATGGATGAATAGACCTAAATGGGAGCAAATACGGACAGAGACAGCCTGCCACTATGGCAGCTTATGCTCTGAACAGCCTGATAATGATGAACCCCAACAACCTGACCAATAAGGGCAGCCCTCGGACAGGAAGGCCTGTGCTTCCAGTACCTGGTCATTCTTCATTTAACCCAGGCAGCCTTAGCCCTGGGTCTCCAAGAAAATCCTTTGTCTTCCCGTCAGTTACCAGTCCCAGCAGCCCCAGGGCACATTCCCCATGCCGGCCGCCAGAACTGCTGGGTGTGAATGTGGGTAGTCGTGTGCGCAGGCTGAGTGGGTCCGGCCTGGAAGAAGACCAGGAGAGCGAAGAGCGACGTGCTGCTCAGAAACTGGAGCGACACAAGGAACTGCAGAATGTGGAGGTGAACAAGAAGGTGGACCTCTTTGAGGCTCGCATATCGGCCCAAGTGCACAGCACAGAGAATCAGCGAAGTCCACGGATTTCCAGGAGACCTGTCCCAGCCAAACTCTGTTTGAACCCAGAAGAAACACCCCTAGCTACGCAGAATATGGATCACTCAATGGGTATCCCGAAAGAACTGCAAAATGGAAAGTGCTTTTCTGTACCGAAGGAGGTGCTGCAGGTTAGCTGTGATGAGAAGAACGGGGCTGACCCAAATATGGAAGAGGGCAGCCCACATAAGAGCACATCATGCAGCCCTACAGACAATCACTCCAGGAGTTCTCGAGAGGTTAGTTGCAACTCAACTGCCAACAAGAGCTCTGCATCTTGGACCGAGAAATGTTCGACAAACGACAGAGCTGATCCAACAGCAACACAGCGACTGGTTGACTGGGGCAACCTAGAGGTGGCCGCCATTCCCGCTGTTATTATTACGGACCACGGCATGGAGGTGGGTGGGGAGGGTAAGGAGCCAGAGATTAGCCCTCAACCTTCAAGAGCTTTAAGGAAGCTCTCCTCCTCATCCGCCTCCTCTACGGGATTCTCCTCCTCTTGGGAGGAATCAGAGGACGATATCTCCAGTGACCCAGAACGGTCCCCAGCCTTCTTGCAAACTCAACAGAAAGCGGTGAGTCCACTTGTGATTTgctctttgattttattttgtatgtggGAGATGGTGGTTTGGTGAGTTTCCAATTTGGGGCCAATTTGGTGAGTTTCCAGTTTCGTTGATCATTGATCTCAATCAAACTTGCTGTTCTAAATCTACAATTTCTATCCTTGGCAGAATTACCATATGGGTGCAGATTTCACCTTAAAGTGATAGCCTATATGTGTACTGGTCAGTCCCAGTATTAATGTTGTGTATTCTAGACTTCCTTCAGTGCATCTGTCTTTTCGCTCTCCTGTGCAGAGCTCGTCTGTATTCTTCCTGAGTAACTGTTGACATTCTCACATACAAAGGTACTTCTGTGTACTGCTGTCAGACTAGATGGACTTTTTTCTCTAACTTTAGTTGGCCGCCCTTTAAGTAAAGGACAAAAGAGCAGGAAACAAACAACGCATTAGAAGGTTAGCTGTTCTAGATCATATTCTCTATGGGCCCTGTCTTCCAATATTTTCAGTGATTTGTCAATAAATCATTCATGGAGAAAAAGAATAAATGGATGTGAATTATTTTTTGGAAGTAAGCATCCAttatttaaatgtgaagtgtttAATGTCTGTGCCACCAAttggaaatgaaaaaataatgactgttttcaaacaggtttcagaaCACTCAGTCATCTTCCATTTGTTGGACAAACAGAAACTCCTGCCATTATTTGAGCCAACATTGCTATGTTGGGCTGCTCAAACAAGCCAAAAGCAAAGTTTTGATAGTGCCAAAGAGTTTATACTTTCTGGAGAAATCTACCTACAAGGCTTACTTAAAATGTTTGAACATGAAAAAactacacacttcacttttaaagggttaattcatctgaaaattaatattctgtcatcattcttaacaccctcatgttgttccaaacccattttacttttctTCGTCTgttgaacataaaaggagatgttaggcagatttTTAGcctccattcacttttattcactCTTTACTTagtgaccattcactttcattgtttggaaaaaggatgcagtgacagtgaatggtgactgaagctaacattttgcctaacatctcattttgtgttccacagaggaacgaaagtcctacaggtttggaattagggtgagtaaattacagaattctaattttttggtgaaccgtCCTTTTAAGTAAATGAAACGTGGAGACTCAGAAATCAGCTGCATTAAGCATTACCCATAGAAAAGCTAATTAGTTCTAACTTACACAATCATCTCCTGTGGAAATGACATGTGTTATGCATTTTCAAGGGGGTTACTCTTGTATTTGCGACATGCTTGCCTTGGTGAGAATGTGTGGGCTCACCAATTTAGGCATGCCTTGTTTGCAGCCGCATCGTGAGAACCTGCGTCTAGCATGCTAATGTTGCTGTCACAGAGGACTTCATTGTTTAGACATAGTTGTCAAACAGTCTTTTAGACTCACACTATAAGTTGTAGAATAATGCGACTCTGCTTGCCACTCATGCTTTATGCCACATGCCCCTTTATGTAACATTTATTTCTTGTAAATACACAGTGGAAAAGAGCAAACATCCTATTGTACCATCTGACTTTTATGAGGGTTACCActcataaaatattgtttaactATTTAAAGTGACCACAATTGCAAGATTACTTGATAGCCTTGAAGTACTGAAATTAAATCTTTGTTGTTCTCGGACATGTGCCATTAGAGTAAAACAGCATTGACTTTGGAGGGTAGACATACTATGAGCAACTTATATGTTTGGGATGCAGGGAAAAGCTAATCTAGTCTTTGTATAATGTGTATTCTATGCTCCCTCAAGGTTCaaagagtaaaacatttttttagttttttacttaATCCTTTAGACGGTGTAAGGAAATCTGCATTCTCATTTATATGACATTTCAGAacactgctttctgcaaaaaccctggaataacctgctttcttaagtgcatgtaaacgtggttaATCATGATAGCGATGGCTGAACATCAAAATGTGAGCGGAAACAAAAGAGTTTTAGGGCATTTTGCTAAATAGCAATCATGGGACAAAAGTATGAATgtgagaagagtgaagatgaTAGAACAATTTGCAAATCAAAGATTCTGATATTTTGTTCAAACTTTTGAGAATGAAGTGAAAGCAGGAATTGCCACCAAAACCAGGACTGCTTAGAGACCTAATTTAAATTCATAGATATTTATTCTATGATGCAAGGAATgtttcaggtttaatacaagttcaacTGTATtgtatatacaaataattttaactCATCCCATTCAATACACAAACAATTTactacacactgtttaaaaaatacAGGCTCAATACTCAAACATAATACGTGTTAACATGACtctatagtgtgataaaatcacttactattcttttctgtgtaaagttatccagTATTTCAACTTTGTTGTCTTGACGACGGAGTGCCGGTAAACCCTGTAGGCCTAAATCCTTGTAAGTTCGCAGGatgtaatgaaaacaaaaaagagtgTTGACATTTTCATCTTTGTCTTCTATTTTTAAACAAGCCGTCATGCATgtgcacagaacgggggcagCAGGGGTGCAAGCCCCTGTCCCTttcgttcacaaatctaaaggtgcccttttggttttccagaaaaaggggagaaattgtaataattaaatgaaaataaaaccaaattaaaatatcatcataatctcacaataacagtaataatgggTTATTATGAGATTTTCTTTGTAAACTCATGGGTGTATTAAACAAAATTAAGCGGAGGTGACTTTAAGAGCACGTGATCAGGGGCAGATTCCAATTGCAAgagatcctccctatgccctatatTCACTCTGaactgcagagcccttgaagtaGGTCCTCTGTAGGAAACTTGGCATTACTGTATGGATGTACCCTtcgctaacagtcttgtggaagggccctctgAGAAAAGATTCATTTTCTCACAGCGCTTTCGCACCGTGCACTATGTTAccagggtaatgccatggtactgaatgattaatcatgttcatatttcattaTCCTGTCATGGTACTCcaatgtactttaaaaaataccatggttttaccataacAATATCAAAAACATTGGGTTATCACAGACCATATCTGAAAAtaagttataaataaataaacaagtgtattaccatggtgctttttgtgagaaatataactgAATAGattattatttgtgataaagggaaaattgtaaaaatatgtacagtatatatatatatatatatatatatatatatatatatatatatatatatatatatatatatatatatatatatatatataatacacacacacacaagaaaatggttaaatactcaaaaagcaaataaataagtatttataattactactcattaaaaaataaaataaaaacatcagtgCCCTTTTTTATCCTTCCGCCCGTCactgctaaggtctgtgcacatCACTGTCATCGTGTTATTCTTTCCATAATAAGACGTACAGAGAAGATGTGATGGAATATGTGCCTCATTTAAGCTGCTTTATGTTTGGAGCGTGAGTTGCAGAACTTCTGCCAACAAACATGCTTGCTGCAGTCCAGTTATTGACTGCGGTTCATTCTTCCGAGTGGTTCTTATCTCACTACGTGTTCTGTGTAAAAGTCAGCTCTCATATCTGGGCCAGGAACTGCTGTAACATCCACTTATGATTTTTAATTCTCCACTGTAATGCGAGCTCATGCATGAGGCAGTGCAATGATTGAATGAAAGTGCCTCTTCTCATTACTCATAAGTGTACTTTATTACCAACCACAACCCAGAGTTCATGCATTTACCTCATATTTTATGAAGTTTCTTTTTTAAACTGGAAGAatgaaatggcttaaaaaaagaataacaaataaatacgcattaacaaaatgtaaacattacattaaatgcAATAAGTGTAAGTATAATTGTTGTCAATGATGTGCAACCTGTACATGTATGTAAAAAACctcataaaatgtgttttgtggttTCATGACACTTTTAGTTTGCCTTGCAGGCAGGAAAGCCCTTTCGCTCATACTGTGTTTTTTTAGACTGCTGAAGTATTCTGTGAAGTATTCACCATTATGTTAATATCAGACTCAAAGGGATTCACAAGTTTATCATAAGGACATTTTTGAAAGGGTTTTAAAACAAGAATTGCAaaccttttaaagggatagttcaaccaattttttaattatgtcaAAATTcactcaccgtcatgttgttccaaactcgtatgagtatctgtcttccatggaacacaaagcaCTAAGGCTAAAAGTTTCCTTTTGCATTctacagaataaataaatgtataaaaaggctaaaaaaacaacaaaaggttgagtaaaggatgacagaattaacatttttggatgaaacatCCCTTTAATCTGCCCAATTTCTTTCTCCAATACATGTTAATCTCACATTTCATGGTTCTGTTTGACCTCTCTCCTTTCACAGTATCACATTCTGGGGTGAAATGATCATGAAACATATCTGTGTTCATTTTACTCTATAAACATTTGCAGTTTGCACATGTGTCTATTAGGTTACACTAGGCCTTTGGAAAATTGAAGAGTGATAAAAACCACAAACTTGTTATCAGCGCTTTTGGTCAAACAAGTTACCCAGACAAATGTTCAATGGGCTTGCCTTTAAAGCACTAATGGCAGTGTGTTGTGGTTTAGTATGCTTATTACGTCCCATGAGCTCTGCAGAGCACAGCAGCTGAGGGGGATCCCTCAAGCACGGTTCCTTTGACTAGCTGTTGCACATTTCACTTTACCAACTGCATACTCATACATGTTTTGAATCTCCAATAGCACAGAAAGTGAAACTATACCACAGTTGAGGTTccaaagattattattttttaattattattatttttttaacattatttcaaCCAGGTTAAATGTATGAAAACTGGGATGCGCTTACATTTACGCTCTCTCTAATAATGTTCTTTATGGGGAATGTACCTGGACTTAGTTTGGGTTTAGTTcatgaaagctgttttaaaagaATCATTATTTATGCAATTACATTTGAAGTTGCACAGCAATTACAAACTTTAACTTGACCCTTGGTTAGcagtttattgttgttgtttatgtggTGGGTTCTATTAATAATGAAGATGAGATATGCAAGATGACACTGGCCCAGCGCAAGTCAGAGGTGTTGTTCTTTTTCTGCATACTCAGTAACCCCCCTGATATGGTGTCTCCTTTTCCTGTGTCAATCAGATGAGGGAAGAACcctcttgtgtgtttgtgtgtgtgtgtgcgtatgtgtttgtttgtctgtgcacACTGCGCAGAGTCTTGTGGTAACTTGCTCTAACATACACAACAGCAAATGTAACCTAACCGAACATGCGACAGGCAAAGCACTTAGCTTTCTGCTGTTACTGAAATGCAAATCTGCAATAAATTGCAAAAATCAGACACAATTTGCGTTCAGGATACTTAAGTGAAGAGGTTGCaatttccctctaagattacatttttactccaatgaatgttaggtttagggttggggtttggtttaCGGGGTCCTGAAGTTAACAAAATATTCATACCTGTTGACTGTTGACTTAcaacatttacaactaaaaacaactcactttataACTCTCTTTTGGTGCCACATTGTGGCCATTTTACCAAGAAACTGGAGCTCAAAGCTTCAGCTTTGCCTTCTGCCACTGGGGGGCAGTGGTTCAAAGTTCGGTAAGCGTAGACTGATTTCAGCTGAGGAACTTTCGACCAACTAATCTGTGtctctatatatgtatatatacaaacTTTAACTTAACCCTTGGTTGcagtttattgttgttgtttatgtggTGGGTTCTATTAATAGTgaagatgatatatatatatatatatatatatatatatatatgtgtgtgtgtgtgtatatatgcagaaaCTGGCAGTTTAACTAGCATGCCAATGGTAGTTTTAATCCTAATGCAATCCTAATGTTAAAGGTCATGGTTTCTAAGTTCATGTGAAAATTTGAATAAGGTATGATGAAACATGTCTAGGCCTGTGATCGCAGAAGGCTTCAGGCTACAGCAGGTGGGCGGATAGCTTTCTAGAGATTTTGTGTGATTGATGCACATGTTTATGTCATGAGTGCTTCTATTGTTGAGAAATGTTTCGGTTCTTGAAGCAAAATCATAGAGAGGAtgaaataattacaattatttactaTTCCTAATTtgagagcccttaaagggatagttcacccaaaaatgaaaattctctcgtcatttactaacccttttgccatccaagatgtatatgactttctttcttctgcagaacaaaacatttttttagaataatatctcagctctttaggtccatacaatgcaagtgaatggtggccagaactccaaaagtataaaaaagaagataaagtcagcataaaagtaatccgtacgactccagtggtttaatcaatgtcttctaaagcagtCCAGTTGGTTTTgcgagaacagactaaaatgtaattcctttttcactttacatcttgacagcagGCTCCTTGGTAATCccaatttcaagctcgattacacttcctatagtgccaccTAGCTCTTTGCACATCCATCAAGCActatgaagtgtaatcaagcctgaaattatgatcatgcctagagactgcaatgacaagatgtacagtgaaaaaggacattttggtctgttctcacccaacacCAATTAAATGGATTTCGGATTTGTGGAGCAAAAAAATTTAGATTTCGgacatcgtttactcaccctcatgttgttccaacctaTATAACTGACCTATAAGACTTTTGTGAAACAGAAAAGATGTTAGAATATTAGTCTCTATTCACTTTcgtttttataatttttccataaaatggaagtgaatggtgactgaaattcTGCCTTACATTTTCTTGTGGGTTCCattgaagaaaggaagtcatactggtttgtaaTGGTAGTTTAAATATACTTAAAACTACTTCTGATCCTGTGCTGTTGTTTCAAGTCAAATGGTCAGTAATCTGATAGAGTGTGACAAAACAAGCCCTGTATATTTGTCCTTAGCCTAACTTTTACACTCAGAGTTTCTTTCACCCCAACTGTGAGCATACAAGTGCTGTAGCATGATCCACCAGAGGATATGAAGGCTACGAGCAATGGAAAATGTAACACTGTGGTTGATGGTTGCCTAGCGACTAGCTGACGTCAAGGCATGCCTGGTTCAAACAGCTGGGGTTCTTTGCTGCAGTCGAGCTGCTGGAGGGAGCCGTTTCATATGCAACAGACAGGAAGTGCACCGGCCCCTTTTTTTGCGCCGACCAGGCTGGCTTCACGTGTATGCACCGTATAACCATTGAATATAGGGAAAGCACCCTACTATTAACAAATGGCTGTTAATATTTGACATTGAAGGAAAAGGCATATGTGTTTCTTAAATGTACAtgtggatttttgttttgttttagttggtGCCTAATTATGCATagcatattattttctttttcattttttgcaTGCTTTACGCTCTTCCACCActcatatttttccaaaaagaaaaataattaaatgaggtGTTCTTAAAGAGATTGCTTACCCAAATTTACCACAAAGGGATGGCTtaccacaaattctgtcattatttagttaccctgatgttgttccaaacccatacaatTTTTCTTCtatcaaacacaaaaggagatgttaggtaggaTGTTCACTCTTAATGGTGACCAGaggctgtgaagctccaaaaatgacaaaaaagcaacaATGTagcagtagtccatatgacttgtgcactatatttcaagtctactGAAG
This window encodes:
- the itpkb gene encoding inositol-trisphosphate 3-kinase B, translating into MAAYALNSLIMMNPNNLTNKGSPRTGRPVLPVPGHSSFNPGSLSPGSPRKSFVFPSVTSPSSPRAHSPCRPPELLGVNVGSRVRRLSGSGLEEDQESEERRAAQKLERHKELQNVEVNKKVDLFEARISAQVHSTENQRSPRISRRPVPAKLCLNPEETPLATQNMDHSMGIPKELQNGKCFSVPKEVLQVSCDEKNGADPNMEEGSPHKSTSCSPTDNHSRSSREVSCNSTANKSSASWTEKCSTNDRADPTATQRLVDWGNLEVAAIPAVIITDHGMEVGGEGKEPEISPQPSRALRKLSSSSASSTGFSSSWEESEDDISSDPERSPAFLQTQQKAHKSWKKIKNMVQWSPFLMSFKKYPWIQLAGHAGNFKAGANGRILKKHCECEQQCLERLMRDVLKPYVPAYHGDVEKDGEKYNQMEDLLADFDLPCVMDCKMGVRTYLEEELTKARKKPSLRADMYQKMIEVDPEAPTPEEHEQKAVTKPRYMQWRETISSTSTLGFRIEGIKKEDGTVNRDFKKTKTREQVTQAFQDFIKGNQNILNTYLNRLREIRGILEISPFFKTHEVIGSSLLFVHDKREHAKVWMIDFGKTTPLPEGKELSHRATWVEGNREDGYLYGLDHVIDIIANMLGSKPH